A window of Etheostoma spectabile isolate EspeVRDwgs_2016 chromosome 24, UIUC_Espe_1.0, whole genome shotgun sequence genomic DNA:
ttctctctgaaatgtagcagagtagaagtagaaagtggcatgaaaagaaaagactcaagtaaagtacaagtacctcaacatttggacttaagcacagtactggagtaaatgtactttttacatTCAGAAgtttttccaaatgtctccggtttaggggctggaaacgccagagcaaggaggaatgagaggggaaacaccagagcggggaatgagagggagaaacaccagagcaggggggaatgagggggaaaaccagagcaggggaagagagggggaaacaccagagcaggggaatgagagggggaaacaccagagcagggggaatgagagggggaaacacccgAGCAGGGGAATGGAGGGGGAaaaaccagagcaggggaatgagggggggaaACACAGACAGGAGGAATggaggggaaacaccagagggggaatgagaggggaaaaacaGGCAGGGgggatgagagggggaaacaccagagcagggggaatggagggaaacaccagagcagggggaatggagggggaaaaacaccagagcaggggaatgagagggggaacaccGAGCAGGGAACgagagggggaaatgccagaacagggggaatgagagggagaatAAGCCTTAATGGCACAAACTCCAAATTGAAAAGCAGAACAACCTTCAGGTTCACCGTGTTCTCAAAGGGCTCCAGGTCGATCTTGGCGCGGTCGTACGTCCAGGAGCCGAACTTCATCTTGCAGCTCTGCTGGTCGAACGGGAAGAAGGTGACGTCGATGGAGCAGGACGACTTGTAGATGGCCGGGGGCACCCAGCGGACACGGCCGGTGTGAAAGAGATGGGCCTTGGTCATGTGGGTGACAGCGAACTCTCCGTCTGCACTGGAAAaagatgaaggaaaaaaaaatagcgCCGCTATCAGAACatcgctatgatgatgcagcTGTACGTTATGGCCTTTCTTAGAGTTCTTAGATCTAAAATAGCCATTACATTTTGCTCGTAACTTAAATTTAATAAGTCTGTCGTCCCTGTTTGCCTACTTATATTCTCAGTATGGGTTGACCCCCGCAATGTCTGCACAGAATATGGAAATACGTGACGGAAATTCCCTAAAACTTCTTTTACGTTTCATGGCGGCGTGCAACCAGGAACTGATTTCTAActgcaattcattatttattcagcaaataacgCTGCTGTTGGTGTTTATCGCACAAGACGTTTATCGATTAagagaaaatccgatgagaTCGAACCTACGAACTTTGTGTCAATATTCCTGAAATTCAGTCAAACTTTTGTGTTTTACATTCAATATAACTTAATTTGCataacgtgtggatggaaacatggctaCTGAGGATTTCAGTTCTTTTCTCCTGCATGGCAAGTTTCCATCTCATGTTTCAAACTCAAAAGGTGAATTAATAAACAGAGCTATATGTCCCCTGTTACACAGCCAGTGTTGAATAATTGATCACTGAATGTTAATGACGCCGTATTCATGATGCAAGCTCATTTACACAAATGCTGAAGGAGGAAAAAATTTAAGGATTAATACTTCCTCAGCGCCCTGAGGGCAGGAAACCAGACTTTGACTTAAAACCGTATGATGCAAGATCGCTGCACAGATGCAATAGAATAAGAGTTATTCAACAGGATCATATGCATGTATCTTCACAGGAATATGCAGAAACACTGTGGTACCATCAAGGTGTTTGGCTGCATATATAAGTGACCTTTCCTCCTCATACGCTCTTCAGCGGATGAGGACGTTGTTATGGATCAAGCGGGTAATTGATCACTACAGATAATTTCCAGCTCCACCTACAGAAATCAAAAGTCGGGTCTGTTCAAAGTgtgctctttgtgtgtgtgtgtgtgtgtgtgtgtgtgtgtgtgtgtgtgtgtgtgtgtNNNNNNNNNNGCCACATATGATATAATCGGCTATGACAGCGGCAAAGTTTTGTATCCGGAGATGACAAATGAGGAGCCAAGGAGAAACAAGTCTTAAAAGTAGGACTAAAGTCTTCACTTGGTTAAACATTTAACCATGTTTAACCATTTCCTATCCAAGAATGCATCCGCGGTGTAGCCAGACATTACtctacagcactgtggagatagatCTGACAATGACTATTAACAAAAAATCATTACAGGTTAACTACCGGattttttaacctggaccctaatttcttatgtttttgtttgtaagtgactgataagatcaacaatctttgacattggtccagtattaagcgtgaACGCTGTTAATGGCAGCCACAGACCGGGCTGCAGTGTaaccctatggggcaaatgtgcatcgtcaatttggtccactaaaagtggacaggctcagattatcaTTCTAAGTGTctaaaaacattatggaaaggatccctacaaaaatagacttttttaaaaggaagacctttctttccagaaacagctctgaggtcgCTAGTTCTAAAACCACCAgacaccatttaaaaaaacagtacttctagcgtgtatagagccaacatattttcacgtGTAAATCTGTGAACTATGTGTCTATTTCAACCAagactagagttgtgatggtaggaaaagtggaaaaacGACCgaaaaacggcttttcatagttttactTTGATTCTGTCAACTTTGAGTAAAGTGTATTTTCTGATGCTCAAATTAGTGTTTATTtagatggagtctggtgggttagGCGAATGCAATTTCACGcatgttttaaagtttaaaaaaaggatcatactctttaacagaaaggtcaacctccttataAATCCTCACcaaaatgttgtcagacacttagatattaatctgagccagtcagtggcaaaatgagcacttttgtgaacaagctggacaattgtcctattaatttacattgtagcttgtttcccCACTGCTGACTGCAACGATCTCACTTAATACTGGACTAATGTCAAAggttgttgttcccatcagtcacttacacacaaacacataggaAAACTTCATGGTTAAAGGTTTGTGTGGGccacatttttgaaaattgtgtttttgtcctttaactattgaaagattttCTCTTCTTTAAAGTCTAGCTTATCTAAACTTGTAAAATCAGGAGGATTTGTGCAGATGTTTTGGTGTTAAATGTGTGACggactgtgttgtgttttttacttgTTGTACAGCACAATGTCCGGCACCCAGATGAGCTCAGAAGGCACCCTGATGGACGTCACATTGTCGAAGTCGGAGGGACTCCACTGCAGCTTATAGTCCGTCCATTCCTGCCAACACACGCCGTTTTAAAGAGAAATAGAATCTTGTTTCAACCACAGGTATTTATAGGTTTTAAAGTTTCAATactgggaaaaaaggaaaacatcctGCACTTTGCTCTTGCTATAGCATCACCGTTTAGTTACAGAAAACGTTTTGGTACAAtgactttgtcactttttcaacgatttctgtcactttttccgatgtttttgtcgtGAAGTTTTATGTTTTGGTGACTTTTTTGATACTTTTCTcgcttttcacaattttttgtctcacttttttcgacacttGTCACtgtttccaacattcttttatcaaTTTCGGTGGGTGTAAATAGAGAGTGGAGTGCAGGATGTTTCTTCTTTGTGGTTGATATTTTCCAACGCACCTGCACAGAAGAAATTTTGGATGTGCgaattgtttctttaaaaaatattatattagtgtgtgtgtgtatatatatatatatatataaggataaaaaatctgaatacttcttccaccactctTCCATACCTGTTTCAGCCACACGTTGGTCGTCATCATCTGGTTTTTCTCATCCTGTTTTTGGAGCCAAACGTtaacaaaaagtgacaaacacattggggttaaaatgaatttACTCATATTATTAGATGCTTACATATTATAATAATCActtataaattacaaaatagtaAGGAAACAACAATAgggttgatatttttttttaaccctcctgttgtccttgggtctaatttaaaccattttcaaAAATTTGGGATTGGGAAAAGCGTCACAATTGTTGAAAAGATGACCAAAtaaattcaaaattcaaattttgacccagaaaaacaaatgttgctTGGTCGAAAGAGACTAGGGTTAAGGGGTGTGGTCAGTTTTTGGGATCcacaaactagggctgcacgatatgaggaaaatatgcaataacattgttgaatatcgcgataacCATAACTTAATAACCAGATATTAAAGTGCTCTCAATTCTGGTGCTTTCAGTATTcagctaaaatacaacaaactgctcgttgaatttaaaacaaagtaaTTTTATGTTATTGAACAAATTCTACATTAAATTGATAAATGGCAgcacattaaataataatgacagttacattttaaagtgcagttttctgctgaTACCTTCAATTAACACAAAGAAATCTCGGAGTGTTTTTCCcgatatgtcgcagccttttgcGATGTGTTTATTGCGGCAGTTTATGTTTcgatgatgataaaaaaaattaaaatatatatatatatatatatatatacactaccggtcaaaagtttggggtcacttagaaatttccattgcactccattatagacagaatagttatagtatagtagaatagtatagaatagtagttagttttttaaaatgatatcagattagtaaacataatgtgcctttggatgattgaatgaatggttggtgataatgggtaatgtagatattgcattaaaaatcagcccccccactcagatcagctggtattctgtctataatggagtggtatggaaatttttaagtgaccccaaactttggaccggtagtgtatctacattacccattatcaccaaccattcattcaatcatccaaaggcacattatgtttactaatctgatatcattttaaaaaactaactagaaaaacactggcaaacctatttgcaattatgtcagcacataatgtaatctggaaactgctgccctggttaaaaaaacaatgcaactgatctcagctggtattctgtctataatggagtgcaatggaaatttctaagtgaccccaaacctttgaccggtagtgtatatattgtgcagccctaatgcaAACAGGCTACGTGAGTGTGTTCCCACCACGTCTATCAGCTGTGCGATGGAGAGGCCGAACTTGACGATGACCACGTCGGCGATGTTCCGGGCCGGACGCGTCCACTTGCTGTAGCCCTGAAACAATCTCCTGAAGAGCTCGTCCTCCGTGTGAACACGCGTCCAGTCCTCCGCCAGCGCTgtcaagagagacagagacaagagagagagagagagagagagagagatcactCATCCGATCACACAGATAACATTGGGGGGCAACACATTCTCAGTCTAATCActtaaaatacggacgcttggtcaggtgcctttggcgtttgtcAGTGACGCAAAAAGTCTGCTGCTCTGTCCGGTGCGTTCCATACAGACGTAGGTGTCTGACACCGAGAGCCGCTGCCCAGGAGTCAGTATtttacagggggggggggggggggggggggggggggggggagtcccTCATAATTATGCGCGTCAAACACTTAACtacctgcattctggtgaatttttatGAACAATTTATGGTTCAAATGTAGTCTTTATTCATGTTAAAGGATTATTCTCCTGTATTGTCAAAAACTTTCTGCagatttgtgtatgtgtgtgtgtctgtgtgtttgtgtctggtaggtgataaatagataaatagtgTATTCTATAAACAAGATTTTCTTGTTATAACATGTATGTTTGTTATGTTCTTGATGTATGTTGTAAATATGTTATTATAGCGTGAAAAACATCTTGTTACAGTGAACCTTTCACGTAATAAtgtgatattgatttttttgggggggggggtttctgcCGTGGCAGCATTATATGCTTGCGTAATTTTTTAATGTTAGGACATTGGATAAAGCAGCCTATTTTAAATAACTCTTTGGATCAGTGCTCAGtactgacatttttgttgtccTTCATGCTGTTTTAGTTCCTTATTAACCCCCCCCACGCTGTATCTGAGTTATCTCTTCACCTTCATCTCCTTCCAAGGTTTTAAAGGGCTCTTCCCTTTACGCCCCCTTTCTTTCTGCAGAAACCAAAAGCCATTACGTTTAAGAAAGTGAGTATAGACCTATCTGTATCCTAtctctggaaaaaaaagcaatcacCTGAACTTTATTGTTCATAAAATTTCACACGTTCAGACTGCGATCTACTGCACTTTGATTCAATTTTTACGTTGCAGGGTAAAGCAAAAATCATTAGAGATAATTGAACTTAAAAATCGAGACAGGAGCCAAGTTTTCTGTGCGTGGCAGCCATCACTCATCTGAGTCATGATGTCGTGCTCGAAATAAAACCTCTTGGATTCCCAAGTGTTTGACCTTTTGTGTCGGATGGGATTTGATTTGTCTTGCACGTTAAAGGATCAGTGGTGGAGGATGCATCAGAATCCCAATACTTTATTAACATAAAGTATAAAGGCATTGTGTGAGAAAGTGTCACTGTTGCTCCAATGTTAGTGGGTcatgcatgctcagatttaaacggtttccGACATAACGTGTCATTCGGAAATTTGTGAAATTCATggaataataaacttttctcattacaaacaataacagaagatggaaatcatttcaaaaactttgtttggttgctaacattagctcaaaacgccattcaactgacagcctttgttgtttttgattgctagcttgtagctaagctagcagtcattttaaaaacgttttagctatggttgtttggttgctaacgttagcttaaaacgccattcaactgacagcctttgttgtgtttgatgctaacttgtagcagCAGTGAACcaaatttttactgtattgacattacattagcatcttgtaggctagcTACTTGTctcaaagtgacgcatgcgctaCTCAAATCTGCaattgtttatggagaaggaaaaCCAGGAGatgagtcgggggggggggtggatgcaacactaccaagccacggccgagaGAAGTGTGTGACCGCGACGTGTATTTTTGGAGAgttgcacgtcaggctacggctTGGGGACCAACGTAGACGGAGAAGCATGAAAAGAGCAAGCCAATAATTAGAAAAGAGCGAGCCAATAATTAGAAAAGAGCGAGCCAATAATTAGAAAAGAGCGAGCCAATAAGTGCATAAAGTAAtagcagcattcagtttctgTGTTCACTTTTAGAGGAGCAGCAATCTCTCCATTCCCTCTTCTGTCTGTGCCTCTGAACGCACAGCTTTGAATTCTCTGGCGAGCAATCTGGCATCGCCCGGCAAGCAATTTAGGATTAGCCAGTGTAGGAAAACAGCGAGCCAAGAGCACGGGctgtgcaaatgtgtgtaatgccagGTTTTTTGATTGTATTGGCTTTTTATAACTGACAAATGTATGTTTCAGGTGATGCCCTGGCAGTGGAGGAGCACCCTGTTGCTGGAATACTAAGGTATTAAAAAACCGAGATAGGCTATGTTCACATTTGAAGCCGCCAGCGTCTGTTTTACATTAGAATCCTGTGGAGTAAACTGTGATTTCAAATAAGTCCAGAGCGCTTTTCTATACGCCACCACCAACGTTTTTTTCTGCAGCTCGGAGCgtctttttgaagaaaaaaacttgCTCTACGTCAAGCGCCTTTTTTGACAACTGACCAATGACAAGCAGAGTAGCCAGACCAGTCTGTTTGATCTAAtgttagcacctctctctctttctgttctttctctagctcgctccaccactttgtttatctaacgttagatctgctctctgggttttcctagttttattttgtttctgtcagcttttttagtgtgttttacaatgctaataatattgtttatttacatggagtctgtcgGGTTTTGTGAACACAATTtcacagatgtttttatgttacaaaaaggatcttactcaaacagaaaggtcaacctcctcaaaaaatcctttccatgatgttgtcagacaattagaataataataaataagtaagtggcaaaacgagcacttttccCAAGGTAAATTGAAGGTGCACAtgttgccctattaacttacattgtagcttgttttgctgacTGCCGACTACAGCGAGCTCTCTTAAGTCCTTATCTAATACCATGTTACTGCATATTCAGTAACACGTTTTTTCAATGCCTTCAGGTGAATAAGTTGTACTCCTTTGGTGAAATTTAGAATAATATTGCAAAAACATGAcgataaccctcatgttgtcctcgggtcaaatttatggttttctttcaaccaaaatgccccaaaataacactGATGGTTCCATACCGTACTGTAtgctcctctgatcttaactattagtcaaaataattaaaataatcatttctgttttttttttaatcactaaTTAGATATactttcatataaatgaggtttatgtAAGGGTTAACGCCCGACTAGGTGTCCATTATCAGATATTAATGGGCGACGGCATGACGTGAGTATGATGACCGTGAAGTCATAAGATGAGATCACACAGAAACAATCAACAGATAACATTAAAAACCACTCAGAAAAATACATCTGTATGATCACAACAAACATCTGACACACAACATCTCgtcacacacacgtacacacacatacacaagacacacatgtacacacacatacacacatatgtacacacatatgtacacacacacacatatacactaacatgtgcatacacacacacgtacacacccaaaccacacacgtacacacatacgtacacacatatgtacacacacacacgtatacactaacatgtgcatacacacacatgtacacacccaaacacacacacatacacacacaaacacacacggacacacacacacgtatacacacgtacacataaacacacacatatttacagacatacatacacacactcacaagtaTACACTAacacgtacatacacacacacacacacacacacacacctacacactcaaacacacacacatacacatgcgcacacacaaacacagacacacccaaacacacacacacacacacacatgcacacacacacacaattatataTTATCAATATTTGCGATTGCAGTCCCACAATGATACACAGATCACATGTATcacaataaatttaaatttaaaactagTTAGTTAAGAAGACGTAACACAGAACTGGCTGATGATTTATGCTTTATGAACAGGCAAAACAGACGGAGGACAACACAGAGGTTAAAGGAGTTGGAATATCATAAAAACATTAgctatatgtatatgtaaatagGATCATTCAAGCTGCGGAGGGAGATTTTACGTCTCACTCACCGGAGTGGATGCAGATCCAGCAGCAGTAATAGAGCGCTGAAGTCCGGGTCAAGTCTCCTCTCAGCTCCATTTGAATCACCAGAGACTGATTAcagttttatattatatttattacatttccCCATCATTCATCTCCAAACCAGTCTGTGCTGACTCCTGTTCAGATTCAGACAGCGGGATGGATAAAGCCTCCCAGTATAGCAACTAACTGTCatcaccgggggggggggggggggtatctcTAAAGGGGCGGGGCTTTATCTTTCACAGGGTAATAATTAGTCCCATGCAGTACTGGGGTATGGTCCGGTTAAGTACGGGGGGACTCCAGGATTTTTTAAGTGGGGTGGCacgggggaaggggggggggtatcagaatacagcatagaaaatctgcttagaaatacTGGATAGGAAATATTGGATATGATAGAACCGCACAATGTAATTTTGCAAGACACATTTTCTTTAGGCACTAAAGGCATACATTTGGATAGTCGTCATGGAAACGCATGTGACAAGAGATAAGGCGCAATACACTTGCAACAGCGTTTCTCAATGTGCGGCTCGCCCATTCAATATGTGGCTCGCATAATACGTTGATATGATCATGCAGTCAATACAgatatttcattaaaacattcaaaacaaGCATGGCTATAACATAAAAAACAGAGTCTGCTCTATTGCAAatcattaatatatatatttttttaaatacccaaAACAGTGGCATCATAAGACGGGAAAACAGCAGCATTTAGTTCCTTCACAAAAACGCGATTATGCAATTGCATAATTCAACGCATAATAAGCCAAAGTCTGCATATTTATGCGGGGGCTGCATTTTTTCACTTTCGCCACATAAATTGCCAATTACCGTGCAAAATAACGCGgggcttgcatgatttcataatccctgcattattgttgcaaaaaagtcacaaatatcTTGGCAGAAAGATGAAAAAGGAGCAGCCATCcccctgttgccatggtaacgttGTGACGTAATTATACGACAAACTTCCGTTTTTGCAAGTTCCCGCAATTTCATTGCATAAAATTACATAAATATCCCGCATATTTCATcccattttttaagaaaacgtgcCTATAATCAAGGACTTTTGCCcccaacaatcacaaaaaaaaaacttctgttATCAGCCTTCCTTTAATTAAATTCATATTGTCCGatacatgaggtttattgacaataTAGCTCAAAAATACGTGTGAAACTAGTTGTAATAAGTTTGTATAATTAGTGTCTCTCGGGGGCATCATTTTCAGTACgtgtctaaaatgtttttttcattaaagttGTGAGAAAAAcgctaaaaaaaagtcagtcaaTGAATTCAATGTTATTCAGCCAACATGTCAATTTACATTTGTGACTTAATTTCTTTATAAGTAGGCAATTACGTTTTAAATCTAGGCTACTGTAGTGATGTGTTTAAGTGTTTATAATGTAGTAGGCCCCATAGACATCATCATTTTATTATGTTAACTTTGTTATGTCCGTTGGTaggcccatagactgtatatttattaataattcattaatattaacggtctatagGTAGGCCCTATTTTATGCCCTATTGATGTTTTTCCATGTGCTCCACGGCTTGCGCCACCAGGTGGTGCTATTGAGTTAATGTCGCGAGTTTTGAAGCAGAAGTTGTAGAAAAAGAAGAATGCAGAGAGGAGCGAAACGGTAGGAGGTCTCACTCCGCTGCTGTTTTGTCTGACCGCTGAATCATACGTAGACACCCTTCTACTCCGGTAcctctcagagagaaatactgtactttttactccactacattcatctgacagctttagttactagttactttacacataaAGATTCCTGCAcactaaacacatgtagtttataaaatcttatgttttattataaagtaacctagcaacaatataacggcctacaagtccagctgagatgatgagaccattaaacactcagctggttggatcctttactctttctacaatgggaggagagttctttacttttaatacttcaaCTTTTTATAGACTTTTActttaata
This region includes:
- the LOC116674255 gene encoding neuronal acetylcholine receptor subunit alpha-2-like, with protein sequence MELRGDLTRTSALYYCCWICIHSALAEDWTRVHTEDELFRRLFQGYSKWTRPARNIADVVIVKFGLSIAQLIDVDEKNQMMTTNVWLKQVWKSGGRRMDGL